A window of Lacibacter sediminis contains these coding sequences:
- a CDS encoding gluconokinase, producing the protein MECIITIELGTNAVRVYAFDLNGNIIGSLKGYCPTFHSEPDYSEQDPDQIFITMLYVLKNLLNEVLHPKKYKVLCICFSSSMHSVLAVDKRGNPMGKAITWADNRANKEAAKLKNSTLGKKIYSATGTPLHPMSPLTKIAWIKNNEKEKFKQVSKFLSLKAYILQQLTGEYVIDYSIASATGLLNIHKIKWEPESLKFAGITAAMLPDLVPVDTKVGKLNKAYQASLGLSADTKILVGSSDGCMAVLGDGVNGEGVATITVEDSGAVRVVSDKVMQDDKQRFFNYLLTENKYISGGPTNNGGVIFEWFTRQFGDFKNPFDLEHTMLELINDASKVPAGSDGLIFLPYLLGERAPIWNPNARGVFFGINIKHEKSHFVRSAIEGILYEIYSIGKTLEEHRTINSLSINGSFGTLPFFTQMVADIYNKPVRLRQNYQSVSYGSYLLSATEMGIYKSLDEAAKTVVLPDLATPDKQNNKMYLKYFKIFERLSTKLASEFADIAALQHQ; encoded by the coding sequence ATGGAATGTATCATCACTATAGAACTCGGCACCAATGCAGTAAGAGTTTACGCATTTGATCTTAATGGAAATATCATTGGCTCGTTGAAAGGATACTGTCCCACTTTTCACAGTGAGCCGGATTACAGTGAACAGGATCCCGATCAGATATTTATTACTATGCTGTATGTACTGAAAAACCTGTTGAATGAAGTACTACATCCAAAAAAATACAAAGTATTGTGCATTTGTTTCAGCTCATCGATGCATAGTGTACTGGCAGTAGATAAGCGGGGCAACCCAATGGGCAAAGCCATTACTTGGGCTGATAACAGAGCTAACAAAGAAGCAGCCAAACTTAAAAACTCAACACTTGGCAAAAAGATCTATAGTGCTACCGGCACGCCACTGCATCCAATGTCGCCGCTAACAAAAATTGCATGGATCAAAAACAATGAAAAAGAAAAATTCAAACAGGTCAGTAAATTCTTATCGCTGAAAGCATACATTCTGCAACAACTTACCGGAGAGTATGTAATTGATTACAGTATTGCGTCGGCAACAGGATTGCTCAACATTCATAAAATAAAATGGGAGCCGGAATCACTCAAGTTTGCAGGCATTACTGCTGCGATGTTACCGGACTTAGTACCGGTAGATACAAAAGTTGGAAAATTAAATAAAGCATACCAGGCATCATTAGGATTATCGGCCGATACAAAAATTCTTGTTGGTTCAAGCGATGGTTGTATGGCTGTTCTGGGCGATGGTGTAAATGGCGAAGGTGTGGCAACCATTACCGTTGAAGATAGTGGTGCAGTAAGAGTAGTAAGTGATAAAGTGATGCAGGATGACAAGCAGCGCTTCTTCAATTACCTGCTTACAGAAAATAAATATATATCAGGTGGCCCCACCAATAATGGCGGTGTCATCTTCGAATGGTTCACCCGTCAGTTTGGTGATTTTAAAAATCCATTTGATCTGGAGCATACAATGCTTGAGTTGATCAACGATGCATCAAAAGTACCGGCAGGTTCAGACGGATTAATCTTCCTTCCTTATTTGCTCGGAGAACGTGCACCCATATGGAACCCCAATGCAAGAGGTGTTTTCTTTGGAATAAATATTAAACATGAAAAATCGCACTTTGTAAGATCTGCTATTGAAGGCATTCTTTATGAAATTTACAGTATTGGAAAAACGCTGGAAGAACACAGAACAATCAACAGTCTTTCAATCAATGGAAGTTTTGGCACGTTGCCCTTCTTTACACAAATGGTGGCCGACATTTATAACAAACCTGTTCGCTTACGACAGAACTATCAAAGCGTAAGTTATGGATCGTACTTATTAAGCGCAACCGAAATGGGTATTTACAAATCGCTTGATGAAGCGGCAAAAACTGTTGTGCTGCCCGACCTTGCTACGCCAGACAAGCAGAACAATAAAATGTATCTGAAATACTTTAAAATATTCGAACGGTTAAGTACCAAGCTCGCAAGTGAGTTTGCTGATATTGCTGCGTTACAGCATCAGTAA
- a CDS encoding bile acid:sodium symporter family protein, whose amino-acid sequence MERKPKPIVFSALAVLFALGSIVLWLTGYINLSGWSLALFFISLAFIFRSIFLLKGLSFTAIIFACVVVAMWHPEYFTTWGSFSLSSTIIPFIQLLMFGMGSSMSLNDFAAVVKSPKGVVIGVASQFVIMPLLGFTLSNASNFPPEIAAGIILIGCSPSGLASNVMAYLSKANLALSITITSITTLLAPFVTPLLMKLFAGALIEIDVLKMMWDIFKMIIIPIGAGLLFNKLLKGKMKWLDDAMPFISMFAITCIVTVIVASGRDNLLKVGLLLIGIAFVHNIFGYVLGYWSGRLFRMNEKDCRTIAIEVGMQNAGLASGIAKELGKIATIGLAAAVFGPLMNITGSALASWWHNRPPVDKANEKEMSHITK is encoded by the coding sequence ATGGAGCGTAAACCAAAACCAATTGTTTTTTCTGCACTTGCCGTATTGTTCGCATTAGGATCAATCGTACTCTGGCTAACAGGTTATATCAACTTATCTGGCTGGTCTTTGGCATTATTTTTTATTAGTCTTGCGTTTATTTTCAGAAGCATCTTTTTATTAAAAGGCCTTTCGTTCACTGCTATCATTTTTGCATGTGTTGTAGTTGCTATGTGGCATCCGGAATATTTTACTACCTGGGGTAGTTTTTCGTTAAGCAGCACAATCATTCCGTTTATTCAGTTACTGATGTTTGGAATGGGTTCTTCTATGAGTTTAAACGATTTTGCTGCGGTTGTTAAATCACCGAAAGGTGTTGTGATCGGTGTGGCGAGTCAGTTTGTAATTATGCCCTTGCTGGGGTTTACATTATCAAACGCAAGCAACTTTCCTCCCGAAATAGCAGCAGGCATTATTCTTATCGGCTGTTCACCAAGCGGATTGGCTTCAAACGTTATGGCCTACTTATCAAAAGCAAATCTCGCATTGTCGATCACTATTACATCTATCACAACACTGCTTGCGCCATTTGTTACACCGCTGCTGATGAAATTATTTGCAGGCGCTTTAATTGAGATTGATGTGTTGAAAATGATGTGGGATATTTTTAAGATGATTATCATTCCCATTGGTGCAGGGTTGCTGTTCAATAAATTATTAAAAGGAAAAATGAAATGGCTGGATGATGCCATGCCTTTCATTTCCATGTTTGCCATCACCTGCATTGTTACAGTTATTGTTGCCTCCGGAAGAGACAATTTGCTCAAAGTAGGATTACTCTTAATTGGAATTGCATTCGTTCACAACATTTTTGGATATGTGTTGGGTTATTGGAGCGGCCGTTTATTCAGAATGAATGAAAAAGATTGCCGCACCATTGCTATTGAAGTGGGAATGCAAAATGCCGGACTTGCATCGGGCATTGCAAAAGAACTTGGAAAAATTGCAACCATTGGATTAGCTGCTGCTGTGTTTGGCCCATTGATGAACATCACCGGTTCTGCATTGGCAAGCTGGTGGCATAACCGTCCGCCGGTTGATAAAGCAAATGAAAAAGAAATGAGCCACATTACTAAATAA
- a CDS encoding AraC family transcriptional regulator: protein MNQFVLCHNTASELRLFPHIIEIGVIKNPAIRLNGFPCEIDRCLKLYYIQEGKFEWCINDRSYTLFPGDVALILPGTEFGNESNVLEIGCFSWIHLQVGKNEKGELENPAWSSLSDTESYAINKILQSDHTPILQKFTDAGVILKGIQTELFKQEIGFQARVNHLIDEIFIQVSRQFTRMSNPGRDFPKTFMKLEQELRQNLSHQWTVEEMAALVGLGTTLFNEKVKSYSGFSPLNYLINIRISEAIKLLKIPNISLTDIALDTGFYSSQHFSTTFKKLTGYTPSEFRKNHIGTN from the coding sequence ATGAATCAATTTGTGCTTTGCCATAATACTGCCTCAGAGTTGCGATTGTTTCCGCATATTATTGAAATAGGCGTAATCAAAAATCCTGCAATACGTCTCAATGGCTTTCCATGTGAAATTGATCGTTGTTTAAAGTTGTATTATATACAGGAAGGAAAATTTGAATGGTGTATTAATGACCGATCATATACACTTTTTCCCGGTGATGTTGCCTTGATATTGCCCGGTACTGAGTTTGGAAATGAAAGTAATGTACTGGAGATCGGTTGTTTTTCATGGATACATTTACAGGTTGGCAAAAATGAAAAAGGTGAACTTGAAAACCCCGCGTGGAGCAGTTTATCCGATACAGAGAGCTATGCGATCAATAAAATACTGCAATCGGACCACACCCCAATACTTCAAAAATTTACAGATGCCGGTGTTATTCTGAAAGGCATACAAACTGAATTGTTTAAACAGGAAATAGGTTTTCAGGCAAGGGTCAATCATTTGATCGATGAAATTTTTATACAGGTAAGCCGGCAGTTTACAAGAATGTCGAACCCGGGGCGTGACTTTCCAAAAACCTTTATGAAACTTGAACAGGAACTTCGTCAGAATCTTTCTCACCAATGGACGGTAGAAGAAATGGCAGCATTGGTAGGGTTGGGTACAACACTCTTCAATGAGAAAGTAAAAAGTTATTCCGGTTTTTCTCCGCTTAACTATCTGATCAATATCCGTATTTCCGAAGCGATCAAGTTATTGAAGATACCGAACATCAGCCTCACGGACATTGCTCTTGATACAGGCTTTTATTCATCACAACATTTTTCAACCACGTTTAAAAAGCTAACCGGCTATACGCCCAGCGAATTCAGAAAAAATCATATTGGAACAAACTAA
- a CDS encoding SusD/RagB family nutrient-binding outer membrane lipoprotein codes for MLKLFKRLILVICSGCLLTACDKDFEKINTNPYAVTNIDPALLFAGAQRTHIGTWNAEHIVVQHFVVPYNTGANQGFSFNVDIDGNSNPKWDQSYSGGSNGNAPPVKNLTQALNILGANTPRVNLRSMIRIWKAQVFMGLVDDYGDVPYSEAGKAVSDALFFPKYDDDGAIYEDLYKELKESIAALSTSGEYISADLFYGANAQPSTKTTNASDQATKWKKLGNSLLLRLGMRYSKLDPTKAANIVAEAFAGGVMTSNADNAFVKNDGTAFSQPDNAALRNFSQFNYAAEPFVNQLKVTNDPRGKFLIAQYPDPGAIANNLSPDMVLANQYGVPIGVTSDQILAAGSPYRGARGSGLNYSQFNVNIVAAPGVPEFWVTYAQTSLLLAEAAKRGWIPGGDAQAKIYYDNAIAADMASYSLYTGTTPISGADVTAYLNDPNVAYNSADALRLINTQYWIVNIRNGTEAFANFRRSGFPALTPNPVAGALGTVGFARRLSYPDLEASSNTANYNAGAAAIGGDKLSSRVFWDKL; via the coding sequence ATGCTTAAACTATTTAAACGACTGATCCTTGTTATTTGCAGCGGCTGTTTACTTACAGCATGTGATAAGGATTTTGAAAAGATAAATACCAATCCCTATGCTGTAACTAATATTGACCCTGCTCTATTGTTTGCCGGTGCTCAGCGTACACATATCGGTACATGGAATGCAGAACACATCGTTGTACAGCATTTTGTGGTTCCTTATAACACGGGTGCCAACCAGGGTTTTAGTTTTAATGTGGATATTGACGGTAACAGCAACCCTAAATGGGATCAATCTTATTCAGGTGGTTCAAACGGTAATGCACCACCTGTAAAAAATCTTACCCAGGCATTGAATATTTTGGGTGCAAACACACCCCGTGTTAACTTAAGAAGCATGATCCGTATCTGGAAGGCGCAGGTTTTTATGGGCCTTGTTGATGACTATGGTGATGTTCCCTACTCAGAGGCCGGTAAGGCAGTTTCCGATGCGTTGTTTTTTCCAAAATATGATGATGACGGAGCCATATATGAGGATCTGTACAAAGAGTTGAAAGAATCAATCGCTGCATTAAGCACCAGTGGTGAATATATCTCTGCTGATCTTTTCTATGGTGCAAATGCACAGCCATCAACCAAAACTACCAATGCATCAGACCAAGCCACGAAATGGAAAAAATTAGGTAATTCATTGTTATTACGACTGGGAATGCGGTATAGTAAACTTGATCCAACAAAAGCTGCGAACATTGTAGCAGAAGCATTTGCCGGTGGCGTGATGACATCAAACGCAGATAATGCATTTGTAAAAAATGATGGAACAGCTTTTTCGCAACCTGACAATGCAGCATTACGTAACTTCTCTCAATTCAACTATGCAGCAGAGCCGTTTGTAAATCAATTGAAGGTAACCAACGATCCAAGAGGTAAGTTCCTGATTGCACAATATCCGGACCCCGGTGCTATTGCGAACAATCTTTCACCTGATATGGTTTTAGCAAATCAATATGGCGTACCAATTGGAGTTACCAGTGATCAAATATTAGCTGCAGGAAGTCCGTATAGAGGTGCCAGGGGATCAGGACTTAATTATTCGCAGTTCAATGTAAATATCGTTGCTGCTCCGGGTGTTCCAGAGTTCTGGGTTACCTATGCGCAAACATCGTTATTGTTGGCAGAAGCAGCTAAGCGAGGTTGGATACCGGGTGGTGATGCGCAAGCCAAGATCTATTACGATAATGCGATTGCAGCTGATATGGCATCGTATTCTCTTTACACCGGCACTACTCCTATTTCAGGAGCAGATGTTACTGCCTATCTAAATGATCCGAATGTAGCTTATAATTCTGCCGATGCATTGAGGTTGATCAACACACAATACTGGATCGTTAATATCAGAAACGGAACAGAAGCATTTGCAAATTTCAGAAGAAGTGGGTTTCCTGCTTTAACACCCAATCCTGTTGCAGGTGCTCTTGGTACTGTGGGTTTTGCAAGGAGGCTTTCATATCCTGATCTTGAAGCATCTTCCAATACGGCGAACTATAACGCCGGTGCTGCGGCTATTGGTGGAGATAAATTATCATCCAGAGTATTTTGGGATAAGTTATAA
- a CDS encoding mandelate racemase/muconate lactonizing enzyme family protein yields MNKNNSRRSFLSKAALASALMPLASMQVFGEGYQEAVERTPKPSAPADLKITDIKCGYIRGSLFVKIYTNQDIYGVGEGVDAVPGTYHLVKNFGMRLRGKSPLNVHRLFEDIRKGGFFQGAQAGMYIAVLSAIETALWDLAGKALNIPVYQLLGGKFRDKIRVYCDTALYQRNLPTAKDFADAALNSKKMGFNAIKFDLDQANDPNKYDAYNWTASPMELQRMYDQIAASREAVGPNIDICVDMHGRYDAVTAQAVAKRLEPLNLMWLEEPIPAENVEAYKLITESTSTPICAGENHYLAYGFRRMLEIGAVDIVMPDLQKAGGLGEGQRIANLANLYYTPFAPHMVASFLGAMASAHVCASVPNFLILEWQSYFHTNPMFKEIVTYDGEWVKDSYITLSEKPGIGVDINETAMKKYAVPGVPFFE; encoded by the coding sequence ATGAATAAAAATAATTCCCGACGGTCTTTTTTATCAAAAGCCGCACTTGCATCAGCCCTTATGCCACTTGCTTCAATGCAAGTTTTTGGAGAAGGCTACCAAGAGGCCGTTGAGCGCACACCAAAACCATCAGCGCCAGCTGATCTTAAAATTACAGACATCAAATGTGGTTATATCCGTGGAAGTTTGTTTGTAAAAATTTACACCAACCAAGATATCTATGGAGTGGGAGAAGGAGTTGATGCTGTGCCCGGCACTTACCACCTTGTGAAAAATTTCGGAATGAGGTTAAGAGGAAAAAGTCCGTTGAATGTACATCGCCTGTTTGAAGATATTCGCAAGGGTGGTTTTTTCCAGGGAGCGCAGGCAGGTATGTATATTGCTGTTTTATCAGCCATTGAAACTGCGTTATGGGATCTTGCGGGCAAAGCATTGAACATTCCCGTGTATCAATTACTCGGCGGAAAATTCCGTGATAAAATAAGAGTGTACTGCGATACGGCTTTGTATCAACGTAATTTACCAACAGCAAAAGATTTTGCAGACGCAGCATTGAATTCAAAGAAGATGGGATTTAATGCCATTAAGTTTGATCTTGACCAGGCAAATGATCCAAATAAATATGATGCATATAACTGGACGGCAAGCCCTATGGAACTGCAGCGTATGTATGATCAAATTGCAGCTTCCAGAGAAGCAGTAGGTCCTAACATTGATATATGTGTGGATATGCATGGCCGTTATGACGCAGTAACAGCACAGGCAGTTGCAAAACGATTGGAGCCGTTGAATTTAATGTGGCTGGAAGAACCCATACCTGCTGAGAATGTGGAAGCGTATAAATTAATAACTGAAAGCACCAGCACACCTATTTGTGCGGGAGAGAATCATTACCTGGCTTACGGTTTCAGAAGAATGCTTGAAATAGGAGCAGTTGACATTGTAATGCCCGATCTGCAAAAAGCCGGTGGCCTTGGTGAGGGACAGCGTATTGCTAACCTTGCTAATTTGTATTACACACCGTTTGCTCCACACATGGTTGCATCGTTCCTTGGCGCAATGGCATCGGCACATGTATGCGCATCGGTTCCAAACTTTTTAATATTGGAATGGCAGTCGTATTTCCATACAAATCCTATGTTCAAAGAAATTGTAACATATGATGGCGAGTGGGTGAAAGATAGTTATATTACTTTGTCAGAGAAACCAGGTATAGGAGTGGATATCAATGAAACTGCCATGAAAAAATATGCAGTGCCTGGTGTTCCGTTTTTTGAATAA
- a CDS encoding RraA family protein: MTKIKNGLLVLLLLVFLQPLQAQQVQISKEHLISLTPLWTGERFPDGRPKVPDQLLQRMKNVSVEEAWAVMKNAGYAYQIAEGWQMIHPDSVLVGRAVTATFMPGRPDVWKAIDSVGKKAGKRGQNTWAVDILVKGDVYVADQFGAQKNGPTIGDNVGNAIYAKTGNGIVYDGALRDVEGLKDIPGFTSYYTSYDPSFHNPPGDLTTMIVGINHPTRIRRVTVMPGDVVLGKLGVVVFIPPHLAERVVTTSEIVRLRDMFGHQRLREGKYTAGQIDARWSDEIEKDFSKWLNDHISELPVSKEFIQQYLKDRTW; this comes from the coding sequence ATGACAAAAATTAAAAACGGATTGCTTGTGTTGTTGCTACTTGTATTTCTTCAACCATTGCAAGCACAGCAAGTACAAATCAGTAAAGAACATTTGATTTCATTAACACCACTTTGGACAGGTGAACGTTTCCCTGACGGACGACCAAAGGTTCCCGATCAACTTTTACAACGCATGAAAAATGTAAGTGTTGAAGAAGCATGGGCGGTAATGAAAAACGCAGGCTATGCATATCAAATTGCAGAAGGCTGGCAGATGATTCATCCCGACAGTGTATTGGTTGGCCGTGCTGTTACGGCAACGTTTATGCCCGGACGACCTGATGTTTGGAAAGCGATTGATTCAGTTGGAAAAAAAGCAGGCAAGCGTGGACAAAATACATGGGCTGTTGACATACTTGTAAAAGGTGATGTGTATGTGGCCGATCAATTTGGTGCACAAAAAAATGGTCCCACCATTGGTGACAATGTGGGCAATGCTATTTATGCAAAAACAGGAAACGGAATTGTTTATGACGGAGCCTTGCGTGATGTAGAAGGATTAAAAGATATTCCCGGGTTTACTTCTTATTATACCAGTTACGATCCGTCGTTTCATAATCCTCCCGGCGATTTAACAACAATGATTGTTGGCATTAATCATCCTACACGTATTCGAAGAGTTACAGTGATGCCGGGTGATGTTGTACTTGGTAAACTTGGAGTTGTAGTTTTTATTCCTCCGCACCTTGCTGAAAGAGTTGTTACCACTTCGGAGATTGTACGCTTAAGAGATATGTTTGGTCATCAACGTTTGCGTGAAGGAAAATATACAGCCGGACAAATTGATGCAAGATGGAGTGATGAAATTGAAAAGGATTTTTCAAAATGGCTGAATGATCATATCAGCGAATTGCCAGTGTCAAAAGAATTTATTCAGCAATACCTGAAAGACAGAACCTGGTAA
- a CDS encoding SusC/RagA family TonB-linked outer membrane protein: MKVKFQAVTNTGLIRLLVSFFLLTILTAANAQTVTGTVLDEENNPVNGATVAVKGTNKATVTNASGNFSIAAAGTDVLVFSSIGFLKLEVPVNGRATVSVTLAKSETSMEEVVVIALGEKRAAKKLGYSTTSVNADELVRQRTTNIGESLVGKVAGLNITPPAAGAGASNQIRLRGQVGFAGANNAPLLVINGLPMDQGVRNAEGAGQQRDRGDNLANINPDDIESMTVLKGAAAAALYGSRAAAGAIIITTKSGSKNQGIGVDFTSSYTSSQALNFMDEIVQTEYGQGQGGNKFTTAAQIQGNGQWGWGAKLDGQPTMNFDGQMRPYSAYPHQLFDFLQTGTNLTNTLGLSGGGTNGSFRSSISTTSAKGIVPSNEYKRRIFNMGVNQTIAKKLKLQLNVNYTDEDYINPPQIGTQGDGAVNFFTRMPVSVPLDAYRTSAKDPATGAEWRTNGFQGTINNPYFALQNGQKYKEDRNRFLGTATLRYDINDWLYAQGRFNYDRGDNFAEWFTLNGTGANTVIATTTPTVTYRGGYNLNQTTTTDINADFLVGTSNQFGKFSVDAAFGGNTLRSEWKNMVQTATNFTVPNLYSYRNGTVKGAGDGFNYSQQRVNSLYGWVELGYNGLLFINGTARNDWFSILNPENNSKFYSSVSGSFVFSQLLKNVNWLSFGKLRASWAQVGSVASVNPYDGVLTYGLGANLFNGQTLASINGASAPNPLLQPFTVTEKEIGLELRLFQNRLLMDVAAFEKITTDQIIDVNLSSTSGYNTSKQNRASLKNSGFETLVEYKAIQQKDFSWTTSWNNAYLNTKVLNVGNPSGTILLLYFNGTGNEFLGEIRYTEGLGMNQLYTRTFRRNANGDILVGNDGRPLPSNTNPKGITGGFNPVGSAIPKFTGGWNNSFTYKNLSLGINIDYKFGGTVLTATLLNMTRQGHSKLSLIGREGGYVFPGVNVNTGQPNTVSISVAGNGLQNYWTGYRNDQIGDPFTFKSDFVKLRNISLAYNFTSLISKVNLLKFVKGLSLSASCRNVAILYKDLPGLDPEAIQSSGDIRAGYENSSLPTTRNYNLTLNVKF; encoded by the coding sequence ATGAAGGTAAAATTTCAAGCCGTAACCAATACGGGTTTGATCCGGCTTCTGGTTTCATTCTTCCTCTTAACAATTCTTACAGCAGCAAATGCGCAAACAGTTACCGGCACTGTGCTGGATGAGGAAAACAATCCCGTGAACGGAGCAACGGTTGCAGTAAAAGGTACAAACAAAGCAACTGTTACAAACGCCAGCGGTAATTTCAGTATTGCTGCTGCAGGTACAGATGTACTGGTGTTTAGCTCTATCGGGTTTTTAAAATTGGAAGTTCCCGTCAACGGCAGAGCTACTGTTTCTGTTACGCTGGCCAAGAGCGAAACAAGCATGGAAGAAGTAGTAGTGATAGCGCTGGGCGAAAAACGTGCTGCAAAAAAGCTGGGTTATTCCACAACCTCTGTTAATGCAGACGAACTTGTAAGACAGCGAACAACCAACATAGGTGAATCGCTTGTAGGTAAGGTTGCCGGTTTAAATATAACCCCTCCCGCTGCAGGTGCAGGTGCCAGTAACCAAATTCGCTTGCGTGGACAGGTTGGTTTTGCCGGAGCAAACAATGCTCCCTTGTTAGTTATTAATGGTTTGCCTATGGATCAGGGCGTACGAAATGCCGAAGGTGCCGGTCAGCAACGTGACCGTGGCGATAACCTGGCAAACATTAATCCTGATGACATTGAAAGCATGACGGTGTTGAAAGGAGCTGCTGCCGCCGCACTGTATGGTTCAAGAGCTGCAGCCGGTGCCATCATCATTACAACAAAGTCTGGTTCAAAAAACCAGGGTATAGGTGTTGATTTTACATCGAGTTATACATCATCGCAGGCCTTAAACTTCATGGACGAAATTGTACAAACTGAATATGGCCAGGGACAGGGAGGTAACAAGTTTACAACTGCTGCACAAATACAGGGTAATGGTCAATGGGGATGGGGCGCCAAATTAGATGGACAGCCAACTATGAATTTTGATGGACAAATGCGTCCATACTCTGCATATCCTCACCAGCTTTTCGATTTCCTGCAAACCGGAACAAACCTCACCAATACGCTTGGCTTATCTGGTGGCGGCACCAACGGAAGTTTCAGATCTTCTATTTCAACCACGAGTGCAAAAGGTATTGTGCCCAGTAATGAATACAAAAGAAGAATTTTCAACATGGGCGTTAATCAAACAATTGCAAAAAAACTCAAGCTACAGTTGAATGTAAACTATACAGATGAGGATTATATTAATCCGCCGCAGATCGGCACACAGGGCGATGGTGCTGTAAACTTCTTTACACGTATGCCCGTTTCTGTTCCACTGGACGCTTATCGTACCAGTGCAAAAGATCCTGCAACGGGAGCAGAATGGAGAACAAACGGTTTCCAGGGTACGATTAACAATCCCTATTTCGCATTACAAAATGGTCAAAAATATAAGGAAGACAGAAACCGTTTTCTTGGAACTGCCACTTTACGCTACGACATTAATGATTGGCTGTATGCACAAGGCCGGTTTAACTACGACCGTGGCGATAATTTTGCTGAATGGTTTACACTAAACGGTACAGGCGCCAACACTGTAATTGCGACCACTACCCCTACTGTTACTTACAGAGGCGGTTATAATTTAAACCAAACTACTACAACCGATATTAATGCCGACTTTCTTGTTGGTACCAGCAACCAGTTTGGAAAATTTTCGGTTGATGCGGCCTTTGGTGGAAACACTTTAAGATCGGAATGGAAAAATATGGTTCAAACAGCTACAAACTTTACTGTTCCTAATCTTTATTCTTACAGGAATGGTACAGTAAAAGGCGCAGGCGATGGATTTAACTACAGCCAGCAACGTGTTAACTCGCTGTATGGATGGGTTGAATTAGGATACAATGGATTGTTGTTCATCAATGGTACTGCCAGAAACGATTGGTTTTCGATCCTCAATCCTGAGAACAACAGTAAATTTTATTCATCTGTGTCAGGTAGTTTTGTTTTCTCACAATTATTGAAGAATGTTAACTGGCTTTCTTTCGGTAAGTTAAGAGCTTCATGGGCGCAGGTAGGCAGTGTGGCATCAGTAAATCCTTATGATGGTGTGTTAACCTACGGGCTTGGTGCAAACCTGTTCAACGGTCAAACGCTGGCAAGCATTAATGGCGCAAGTGCACCTAATCCATTATTGCAACCGTTTACAGTAACCGAAAAAGAAATTGGTCTTGAATTAAGATTATTTCAAAACAGGTTATTGATGGATGTTGCAGCATTTGAAAAAATAACTACTGACCAGATCATAGATGTAAATCTTTCCAGCACATCCGGATATAATACGTCAAAACAAAACAGAGCTTCATTAAAGAACAGCGGTTTTGAAACGTTGGTTGAATACAAAGCCATTCAGCAAAAAGATTTCAGTTGGACCACTTCATGGAACAATGCATACCTCAATACAAAAGTGTTAAACGTTGGTAACCCAAGTGGCACCATTCTCCTGCTTTATTTCAACGGAACCGGTAATGAGTTTCTTGGAGAGATCAGGTATACCGAAGGTTTAGGCATGAACCAATTGTACACAAGAACATTCAGAAGAAATGCAAATGGCGACATTCTTGTTGGTAACGATGGTCGTCCTCTTCCATCAAATACAAATCCAAAAGGTATTACTGGTGGTTTTAACCCGGTAGGCAGTGCCATTCCAAAATTCACCGGTGGATGGAACAACTCGTTCACATACAAGAACCTGAGCCTGGGCATTAATATCGATTATAAATTCGGCGGAACAGTTTTAACTGCAACACTGTTGAACATGACACGACAAGGTCATAGCAAATTGTCTTTAATTGGTCGTGAAGGTGGTTATGTATTCCCTGGTGTAAATGTAAACACTGGTCAGCCTAACACCGTTTCAATCTCTGTTGCAGGTAACGGATTGCAGAATTATTGGACCGGTTACAGAAATGACCAGATTGGTGATCCATTTACATTCAAATCTGATTTCGTAAAACTCAGGAACATTTCTTTAGCTTATAATTTCACGAGTCTTATAAGTAAAGTGAACCTCTTGAAATTCGTAAAAGGATTATCACTATCTGCTTCCTGCCGTAATGTGGCAATACTTTACAAAGATTTGCCTGGTCTTGATCCTGAAGCGATTCAGTCATCAGGTGATATCAGAGCAGGTTATGAGAACTCTTCATTACCAACAACACGTAATTACAATCTTACTTTAAATGTTAAATTCTAA